Proteins found in one Pseudochaenichthys georgianus chromosome 13, fPseGeo1.2, whole genome shotgun sequence genomic segment:
- the LOC117457322 gene encoding porphobilinogen deaminase-like: MSAEGTSPDGNGKVSRIFRIGTRKSQLARIQTDSVAEKLKELYPELNLEIVGMATLGDKILDTALSKIGEKSLFTKELENALERNEVDLVVHSLKDLPTTLPAGFTIGAVLKRENPHDAVVLHPKHVGKTLDTLPDSSVIGTSSLRRAAQLKKRFPHLEFKDIRGNLNTRLKKLDEKEDYAAIILAAAGLGRMGWDDRISQILGPEDCMYAVGQGALAVEVRARDLDILEMVSVLHHPETVLRCITERAFLRCLEGGCSVPVAVNTEVKDSQLYLTGAVFSLDGSDSLKETMQTSIAADDKSVDEEVDERVQRVGVTASKICGGAQDRAERLGIDLANLLLSKGAKEILTVARQLNNAR; this comes from the exons ATGTCGGCGGAAGGAACTTCTCCG GATGGAAATGGCAAGGTTAGTCGTATCTTCCGCATTGGAACCCGCAAGAGCCAG TTGGCTCGCATCCAGACTGACAGCGTGGCAGAGAAGCTGAAGGAGCTGTATCCTGAACTTAACCTGGAAATAG TTGGCATGGCAACGTTAGGAGACAAAATCCTGGACACAGCTTTATCAAAG ATTGGCGAGAAGAGTCTGTTCACCAAAGAGTTGGAGAATGCTCTGGAGAGGAACGA GGTGGACCTCGTGGTCCACTCCCTGAAAGACCTCCCCACCACGCTGCCTGCAGGATTCACCATTGGGGCCGTGCTCAA GAGGGAAAACCCCCATGATGCAGTGGTGCTACACCCCAAACATGTTGGCAAAACTCTTGACACTCTGCCAGACAGCAG tgTGATCGGCACCAGCTCCCTGCGCCGCGCCGCCCAGCTGAAGAAGAGGTTCCCCCACCTGGAGTTCAAAGATATC CGTGGGAACCTGAACACACGTCTGAAGAAGCTGGATGAGAAGGAGGACTACGCCGCCATCATCCTGGCTGCTGCCGGCCTCGGGAGGATGGGCTGGGATGACCGCATCAGCCAG ATCCTGGGGCCTGAAGACTGTATGTACGCTGTTGGACAG GGGGCTCTGGCCGTGGAGGTTCGGGCCCGAGACTTAGACATCCTGGAGATGGTGTCGGTCCTCCATCACCCGGAGACTGTGCTGCGCTGCATCACTGAGAGAGCTTTCCTCAGATGCCtg GAGGGTGGGTGCAGTGTTCCGGTGGCAGTAAACACTGAAGTGAAGGACTCTCAG CTCTACCTGACGGGGGCAGTGTTCAGCCTGGATGGCTCAGACAGTCTGAAGGAAACCATGCAGACAAGCATCGCTGCTGATGACAAG AGCGTGGACGAGGAAGTGGACGAGCGTGTGCAGCGTGTGGGAGTGACAGCCAGTAAGATCTGCGGAGGCGCCCAGGACCGGGCTGAGCGGCTGGGGATCGACCTCGCCAACCTCCTGCTGAGCAAAGGAGCCAAGGAGATCCTGACGGTGGCCCGGCAGCTCAACAACGCCAGATAA
- the LOC117457320 gene encoding pinin-like isoform X2: MSQTFDVNMEPLQWPIAPDGYIPNSVIRSWSRNGKAINITGYLDDIFDSLQHCTTNDEEDESTRVFWLADDEEEEEEEEKEEEEEEIKTDDVKQRGKEKEDKKNEKGKVERHERAYENKEREEKYKKDGFDLLKPSYDILTTLQNQQITSDEGQMNVEPQRQEVRSTYNSRKTVEKILLTCHDNGPKQLGEKREDFKLQETITAPLQYVSVPFREKTSSFISKEALKLPEPSVMCPVVSAESAVVSPVAVISKQGPTETLKLPRPSLMSPVVSPVAVISKQEPRITLNKPPTEPQNLTPHPLKPTPPTLEDPRPQPELGSPECPPIRDESFRPLTSRCKNVRDVVHLDRKALELFKKSKYGNKNLSHPGKYSTKTERLSASKGTDSPVQTNTGGLYRRPEFWSKMSTIPTHPPSVSCLEGPSDQLFSDLSLQFEQTNLPNKKQKGNISKPEWRKTLYQRIALQGFSSPQGARLAAKEHTVKPSNASQPATIIPSLQPGQAAAHQRVVQKVQMKDTREPAYFKDHYVIPMNSQQSFFTSNLSGKTQYGRLQFDWLSGHDEEKLLCGCG, from the exons ATGTCTCAAACTTTTGATGTGAACATGGAGCCTCTGCAGTGGCCCATAGCTCCAGATGGATACATCCCCAACTCTGTGATCCGGAGCTGGAGTAGGAATGGAAAGGCTATTAACATTACGGGCTATTTGGATGATATCTTTGATAGTCTTCAGCACTGCACAACAAATGATGAGGAGGATGAGAGCACAAGAGTGTTCTGGTTGGCAGAcgatgaagaggaagaggaagaggaagagaaagaggaagaggaagaggaaataAAGACAGATGATGTGAAACAGCGCGGGAAAGAAAAGGAAGATAAGAAAAATGAGAAAGGCAAGGTGGAGAGACACGAAAGGGCGTATGAGAATAAAGAAAGGGAAGAAAAATACAAGAAAGATGGCTTTGACCTTCTGAAGCCCTCCTACGACATCCTGACTACTCTGCAGAACCAGCAGATAACATCTGATGAAGGACAAATGAATGTTGAGCCTCAGAGGCAAGAAGTTCGTTCAACATACAATTCAAGAAAGACTGTGGAGAAAATCCT GCTAACCTGTCATGACAATGGACCTAAACAACTGGGAGAGAAACGAGAAGACTTCAAGCTTCAAGAGACCATCACAGCTCCCCTCCAATATGTTTCCGTGCCCTTCAGAGAGAAAACATCCAGCTTCATTTCCAAAG AAGCCCTGAAGCTTCCAGAACCTTCCGTGATGTGTCCTGTGGTGTCTGCAGAAAGTGCTGTGGTGTCTCCAGTAGCTGTcatctcaaagcaag GACCAACTGAAACCCTGAAGCTTCCAAGACCTTCCTTGATGAGTCCTGTGGTGTCTCCAGTTGCTGTcatctcaaagcaag AACCCAGGATAACCTTGAACAAACCACCTACCGAACCTCAAAACTTGACTCCTCATCCACTGAAGCCTACCCCACCAACACTAGAGGATCCTCGACCACAACCAGAACTTGGGTCTCCTGAATGTCCACCAATCAGAGATGAAAGCTTTCGCCCATTGACCAGCAGGTGTAAAAACGTCAGAGACGTAGTGCACCTTGATCGAAAGGCCTTAGAACTCTTCAAGAAGTCCAAGTATGGCAACAAAAACTTGTCACACCCTGGAAAATATTCCACAAAAACTGAACGACTTTCTGCTTCCAAGGGTACCGACTCCCCAGTTCAGACTAATACTGGGGGACTGTATCGCCGTCCTGAATTTTGGTCTAAGATGTCCACTATTCCAACTCATCCCCCAAGCGTTAGCTGTCTTGAAGGCCCCAGCGACCAACTCTTCTCTGATCTATCTCTACAATTTGAACAAACTAACCTTcccaacaaaaaacaaaaaggcaACATTTCCAAGCCGGAATGGAGGAAGACCCTGTACCAACGTATTGCTCTCCAAGGTTTCTCTTCTCCACAGGGAGCAAGGTTGGCCGCTAAAGAGCATACGGTCAAGCCTTCCAATGCCAGCCAACCTGCTACAATCATCCCATCACTGCAGCCAGGCCAGGCAGCAGCACATCAGAGGGTGGTGCAAAAGGTTCAGATGAAAGACACCCGAGAGCCTGCATACTTTAAGGACCACTATGTGATCCCAATGAACTCCCAGCAGAGCTTCTTCACTTCCAATCTCAGCGGGAAGACTCAGTACGGAAGGCTGCAGTTCGACTGGTTGAGTGGACATGATgaggaaaagctgctgtgtggttgTGGTTAA
- the LOC117457320 gene encoding pinin-like isoform X1, with amino-acid sequence MSQTFDVNMEPLQWPIAPDGYIPNSVIRSWSRNGKAINITGYLDDIFDSLQHCTTNDEEDESTRVFWLADDEEEEEEEEKEEEEEEIKTDDVKQRGKEKEDKKNEKGKVERHERAYENKEREEKYKKDGFDLLKPSYDILTTLQNQQITSDEGQMNVEPQRQEVRSTYNSRKTVEKILLTCHDNGPKQLGEKREDFKLQETITAPLQYVSVPFREKTSSFISKGPTEALKLPEPSVMCPVVSAESAVVSPVAVISKQGPTETLKLPRPSLMSPVVSPVAVISKQEPRITLNKPPTEPQNLTPHPLKPTPPTLEDPRPQPELGSPECPPIRDESFRPLTSRCKNVRDVVHLDRKALELFKKSKYGNKNLSHPGKYSTKTERLSASKGTDSPVQTNTGGLYRRPEFWSKMSTIPTHPPSVSCLEGPSDQLFSDLSLQFEQTNLPNKKQKGNISKPEWRKTLYQRIALQGFSSPQGARLAAKEHTVKPSNASQPATIIPSLQPGQAAAHQRVVQKVQMKDTREPAYFKDHYVIPMNSQQSFFTSNLSGKTQYGRLQFDWLSGHDEEKLLCGCG; translated from the exons ATGTCTCAAACTTTTGATGTGAACATGGAGCCTCTGCAGTGGCCCATAGCTCCAGATGGATACATCCCCAACTCTGTGATCCGGAGCTGGAGTAGGAATGGAAAGGCTATTAACATTACGGGCTATTTGGATGATATCTTTGATAGTCTTCAGCACTGCACAACAAATGATGAGGAGGATGAGAGCACAAGAGTGTTCTGGTTGGCAGAcgatgaagaggaagaggaagaggaagagaaagaggaagaggaagaggaaataAAGACAGATGATGTGAAACAGCGCGGGAAAGAAAAGGAAGATAAGAAAAATGAGAAAGGCAAGGTGGAGAGACACGAAAGGGCGTATGAGAATAAAGAAAGGGAAGAAAAATACAAGAAAGATGGCTTTGACCTTCTGAAGCCCTCCTACGACATCCTGACTACTCTGCAGAACCAGCAGATAACATCTGATGAAGGACAAATGAATGTTGAGCCTCAGAGGCAAGAAGTTCGTTCAACATACAATTCAAGAAAGACTGTGGAGAAAATCCT GCTAACCTGTCATGACAATGGACCTAAACAACTGGGAGAGAAACGAGAAGACTTCAAGCTTCAAGAGACCATCACAGCTCCCCTCCAATATGTTTCCGTGCCCTTCAGAGAGAAAACATCCAGCTTCATTTCCAAAG GACCAACAGAAGCCCTGAAGCTTCCAGAACCTTCCGTGATGTGTCCTGTGGTGTCTGCAGAAAGTGCTGTGGTGTCTCCAGTAGCTGTcatctcaaagcaag GACCAACTGAAACCCTGAAGCTTCCAAGACCTTCCTTGATGAGTCCTGTGGTGTCTCCAGTTGCTGTcatctcaaagcaag AACCCAGGATAACCTTGAACAAACCACCTACCGAACCTCAAAACTTGACTCCTCATCCACTGAAGCCTACCCCACCAACACTAGAGGATCCTCGACCACAACCAGAACTTGGGTCTCCTGAATGTCCACCAATCAGAGATGAAAGCTTTCGCCCATTGACCAGCAGGTGTAAAAACGTCAGAGACGTAGTGCACCTTGATCGAAAGGCCTTAGAACTCTTCAAGAAGTCCAAGTATGGCAACAAAAACTTGTCACACCCTGGAAAATATTCCACAAAAACTGAACGACTTTCTGCTTCCAAGGGTACCGACTCCCCAGTTCAGACTAATACTGGGGGACTGTATCGCCGTCCTGAATTTTGGTCTAAGATGTCCACTATTCCAACTCATCCCCCAAGCGTTAGCTGTCTTGAAGGCCCCAGCGACCAACTCTTCTCTGATCTATCTCTACAATTTGAACAAACTAACCTTcccaacaaaaaacaaaaaggcaACATTTCCAAGCCGGAATGGAGGAAGACCCTGTACCAACGTATTGCTCTCCAAGGTTTCTCTTCTCCACAGGGAGCAAGGTTGGCCGCTAAAGAGCATACGGTCAAGCCTTCCAATGCCAGCCAACCTGCTACAATCATCCCATCACTGCAGCCAGGCCAGGCAGCAGCACATCAGAGGGTGGTGCAAAAGGTTCAGATGAAAGACACCCGAGAGCCTGCATACTTTAAGGACCACTATGTGATCCCAATGAACTCCCAGCAGAGCTTCTTCACTTCCAATCTCAGCGGGAAGACTCAGTACGGAAGGCTGCAGTTCGACTGGTTGAGTGGACATGATgaggaaaagctgctgtgtggttgTGGTTAA
- the LOC117457320 gene encoding pinin-like isoform X3: MSQTFDVNMEPLQWPIAPDGYIPNSVIRSWSRNGKAINITGYLDDIFDSLQHCTTNDEEDESTRVFWLADDEEEEEEEEKEEEEEEIKTDDVKQRGKEKEDKKNEKGKVERHERAYENKEREEKYKKDGFDLLKPSYDILTTLQNQQITSDEGQMNVEPQRQEVRSTYNSRKTVEKILLTCHDNGPKQLGEKREDFKLQETITAPLQYVSVPFREKTSSFISKGPTEALKLPEPSVMCPVVSAESAVVSPVAVISKQEPRITLNKPPTEPQNLTPHPLKPTPPTLEDPRPQPELGSPECPPIRDESFRPLTSRCKNVRDVVHLDRKALELFKKSKYGNKNLSHPGKYSTKTERLSASKGTDSPVQTNTGGLYRRPEFWSKMSTIPTHPPSVSCLEGPSDQLFSDLSLQFEQTNLPNKKQKGNISKPEWRKTLYQRIALQGFSSPQGARLAAKEHTVKPSNASQPATIIPSLQPGQAAAHQRVVQKVQMKDTREPAYFKDHYVIPMNSQQSFFTSNLSGKTQYGRLQFDWLSGHDEEKLLCGCG; this comes from the exons ATGTCTCAAACTTTTGATGTGAACATGGAGCCTCTGCAGTGGCCCATAGCTCCAGATGGATACATCCCCAACTCTGTGATCCGGAGCTGGAGTAGGAATGGAAAGGCTATTAACATTACGGGCTATTTGGATGATATCTTTGATAGTCTTCAGCACTGCACAACAAATGATGAGGAGGATGAGAGCACAAGAGTGTTCTGGTTGGCAGAcgatgaagaggaagaggaagaggaagagaaagaggaagaggaagaggaaataAAGACAGATGATGTGAAACAGCGCGGGAAAGAAAAGGAAGATAAGAAAAATGAGAAAGGCAAGGTGGAGAGACACGAAAGGGCGTATGAGAATAAAGAAAGGGAAGAAAAATACAAGAAAGATGGCTTTGACCTTCTGAAGCCCTCCTACGACATCCTGACTACTCTGCAGAACCAGCAGATAACATCTGATGAAGGACAAATGAATGTTGAGCCTCAGAGGCAAGAAGTTCGTTCAACATACAATTCAAGAAAGACTGTGGAGAAAATCCT GCTAACCTGTCATGACAATGGACCTAAACAACTGGGAGAGAAACGAGAAGACTTCAAGCTTCAAGAGACCATCACAGCTCCCCTCCAATATGTTTCCGTGCCCTTCAGAGAGAAAACATCCAGCTTCATTTCCAAAG GACCAACAGAAGCCCTGAAGCTTCCAGAACCTTCCGTGATGTGTCCTGTGGTGTCTGCAGAAAGTGCTGTGGTGTCTCCAGTAGCTGTcatctcaaagcaag AACCCAGGATAACCTTGAACAAACCACCTACCGAACCTCAAAACTTGACTCCTCATCCACTGAAGCCTACCCCACCAACACTAGAGGATCCTCGACCACAACCAGAACTTGGGTCTCCTGAATGTCCACCAATCAGAGATGAAAGCTTTCGCCCATTGACCAGCAGGTGTAAAAACGTCAGAGACGTAGTGCACCTTGATCGAAAGGCCTTAGAACTCTTCAAGAAGTCCAAGTATGGCAACAAAAACTTGTCACACCCTGGAAAATATTCCACAAAAACTGAACGACTTTCTGCTTCCAAGGGTACCGACTCCCCAGTTCAGACTAATACTGGGGGACTGTATCGCCGTCCTGAATTTTGGTCTAAGATGTCCACTATTCCAACTCATCCCCCAAGCGTTAGCTGTCTTGAAGGCCCCAGCGACCAACTCTTCTCTGATCTATCTCTACAATTTGAACAAACTAACCTTcccaacaaaaaacaaaaaggcaACATTTCCAAGCCGGAATGGAGGAAGACCCTGTACCAACGTATTGCTCTCCAAGGTTTCTCTTCTCCACAGGGAGCAAGGTTGGCCGCTAAAGAGCATACGGTCAAGCCTTCCAATGCCAGCCAACCTGCTACAATCATCCCATCACTGCAGCCAGGCCAGGCAGCAGCACATCAGAGGGTGGTGCAAAAGGTTCAGATGAAAGACACCCGAGAGCCTGCATACTTTAAGGACCACTATGTGATCCCAATGAACTCCCAGCAGAGCTTCTTCACTTCCAATCTCAGCGGGAAGACTCAGTACGGAAGGCTGCAGTTCGACTGGTTGAGTGGACATGATgaggaaaagctgctgtgtggttgTGGTTAA